A DNA window from Salvelinus fontinalis isolate EN_2023a chromosome 28, ASM2944872v1, whole genome shotgun sequence contains the following coding sequences:
- the LOC129825993 gene encoding caspase recruitment domain-containing protein 9-like: protein MEDEECWVQLEEYRLLLIKTIEPSQITPYLRQCKVLSCDDEEQIFNDPNLVVRRRKVGALLDILQRTGRKGYVAFLESLELDYPQLYHKITGKEPARVFSILVDTVGESGLTQFLMNEVTRLQKGLQEERRRRQEATAAAAAQEDAVRQHQVRERELRKQQERVHRMREEKGRLWEEVCHLKDENYSLMRDVTKLSEEKNSALMSARDLQLEIEKLKHCLMNAESDSKIRTVKLKNAMEQRPSQDRMLQLQRHNHLLTARIQDLEASAQGTAPAPLDQERLSVESLEDYKQHSQAQHQELVNNIYTLRRDLHDAEALRNRYLEANEVLDLKCTTLKKDAKMYRDRMEGILKQMDEVSRERDKAIASREEYHQENCRSLQDKDQYRKQIRELGERCDELQVQLFRTEGEIIALQTRLHRHTCSQHDKSQTSEEDCKDKLTKASSVELQSPTLGEYDVCIASQDQQLCAGGPREENISAERAPSVDEVLDCSKPRLRCNFYYRRKRVLRSKPTWKEHTPCDLDNSSGSGNTDTDGM, encoded by the exons ATGGAGGATGAGGAGTGCTGGGTCCAGCTGGAGGAATACAGACTGCTGCTGATAAAGACCATTGAGCCGTCGCAAATCACTCCCTACCTGCGGCAGTGCAAGGTGCTAAGCTGTGATGATGAGGAGCAGATATTCAATGACCCCAATCTGGTCGTCCGACGACGCAAAGTAG GTGCACTATTGGATATTCTTCAAAGAACTGGACGCAAAGGCTATGTGGCATTCCTCGAGAGTTTGGAGCTGGACTATCCTCAGCTGTATCACAAGATTACTGGCAAAGAACCTGCCCGGGTCTTCTCTATACTAGTTG ACACGGTGGGTGAGTCAGGACTGACTCAGTTCTTGATGAATGAGGTCACACGTCTGCAGAAGGGACTGCAGGAGGAACGCCGGCGCAGACAAGAGGCCACTGCGGCTGCAGCCGCGCAGGAGGACGCTGTCCGCCAGCACCAGGTTAGGGAGAGGGAGTTGCGGAAGCAACAGGAGCGCGTGCATCGTATGCGGGAAGAGAAGGGCCGGCTGTGGGAGGAGGTATGCCACCTGAAGGACGAGAACTACAGCCTGATGCGCGATGTTACCAAGCTGAGCGAAGAGAAGAACAGTGCCCTCATGTCCGCCCGTGATCTGCAGCTGGAG ATCGAGAAGCTGAAGCACTGCCTGATGAACGCAGAGAGCGACTCGAAAATCAGAACTGTGAAACTGAAGAACGCCATGGAGCAGAGACCGAGTCAGGACAGGATGTTGCAGCTCCAGAGACACAATCATCTGCTCACAGCGCGCATCCAGGATCTGGAGGCGTCTGCTCAG GGGACAGCTCCAGCCCCCTTGGATCAAGAGAGGCTGAGCGTTGAAAGTCTAGAGGACTACAAGCAGCACTCTCAGGCTCAGCACCAGGAGCTGGTCAACAACATCTACACCCTACGCAGAGATCTGCACGATGCTGAGGCACTGCGGAATAGG TACTTAGAGGCGAACGAGGTTCTTGACTTGAAATGCACGACATTGAAGAAGGATGCCAAAATGTATCGTGACCGAATGGAGGGTATCCTGAAACAGATGGATGAGGtcagcagggagagagacaag GCCATCGCCTCTCGAGAGGAGTACCACCAGGAGAATTGCCGGAGCCTCCAGGATAAGGACCAGTACCGGAAACAGATTCGGGAGCTGGGTGAGCGCTGTGATGAGCTGCAGGTCCAGTTGTtccggacagagggagagattatTGCACTACAGACCAGGCTTCACAGGCACACCTGCTCCCAACATGAT AAAAGCCAGACCAGTGAGGAAGACTGCAAAGATAAATTAACCAAAG CTAGTAGTGTGGAGCTGCAAAGTCCGACATTAGGAGAGTATGATGTGTGCATTGCTTCGCAAGACCAACAGTTGTGTGCAGGAGGGCCCAGGGAGGAGAATATCTCAGCA GAAAGAGCTCCATCAGTGGATGAGGTCTTAGACTGTAGCAAGCCCAGATTGAGGTGTAACTTCTACTACAGAAG GAAACGTGTCCTTAGGTCAAAGCCCACATGGAAGGAACACACACCTTGTGACCTGGACAACAGTAGTGGAAGTGGCAACACTGACACGGATGGGATGTGA
- the LOC129825994 gene encoding snRNA-activating protein complex subunit 4-like isoform X1, with product MSSDDLLAQRENVERQILVLERSLGPESNSIELSSDSCSSDDGSDDNASQPEDLGPPGNLEAEREQIQREIEELECTLGPNASNAEILSDEEVQGSETESSKEDSAEELDLPQNTDTCLQMNLVYQEVLKEKLEELERLLSDNQHQQKEIMTQLSGTGTPQATTSGQPTLKLFLGSFLKPYFKDKVTFLGPPANPEAKEKMSKRIGPTDDVKMKRWEGWQKTLLINAVMKDSMKRMIQPKLSKVEYLTQKMVNAENVEKQILRKQITEIEKDIQAISALKEDDLMGGRYDEHDWQKISNIDFEGIREAEHIKSFWQNYLHPSINKASWKENEIEMLKKVAVKHGHHNWDQIADKLGTNRTAFMCLQTYQRYICTDFRRRGWGSVEDEILRELVEKMRIGNYIPYTQISYFMEGRGSCQLMYRWTQVLDPTLKKGYWSKEEDEMLLRAVAKHGVGNWWKIRQDVPGRNDGQCRDRYVDVLVGNVKKGPFDEKEKAQLRLLVEKYGRKWSKIAAEIPNRIDSQVLHQWRKMTGYKPRQRDRRKRSLQRTRKVAAVRSIKSKLMRLDDDVHSSSDEEENVEFEFMDSDDEKKQKFIEPHWSDQESDIIKDYTQPDMEQWIPVLEKEFEGLGKVRSMMVERPSKNTAQEQATTASQDAAGKVVVVRSTILDRFDKPAATVIGQNPPILAKKDYNSDLAMLKVCYGEVRNLIAWKKTNARKHKNSGSMSGEQGTANKSSRQKESSANSETCITLNYSLQLAVTPWVGNVLMPPPPSSNKRREADMVRERAESIGLTNSPVFVFFLQVLRLDAEGCKQIIKMRNNQVVLMGNKSWEVKPVFLASLKNPKQRHGPRTVASMLNQKGNEQQNSKQQNSQLVMIPQTFVIAPPVVQSIPHPAVPSTPTSRQQLMPSALTQLRPSTPSRPIPSTPGQPVLSTPSLPIPSTTNQPILPAPLSLSNQSSTTIDRVNEEANENHSGKKRNRKPTEKAQALKDAAIAKKSVEESPKRKKARTKESLVVQSNVVMPPPQTAWAMMPIVLVPISGIGIQMTPQNLPRNALAPACPSPIIINQQVPLTRNAAATQASPNMTYVCPSPSTPKDPSALMVSPASSIAQGTASPSVLTSLSTSITITSNTGLRMTNPGKRMRITNPVMQTVATTCPQLNAVSPVPMNMVISAPIRPQTGHPQALVLNVPPGSLPASFPQGGGLRIVQLNQPKSVPPPRNPELMQFDPNLMFTEDPAQVREWLSGKQGVALPDLDVTLPYLPPFVSSLNTLSGLLKCKKTLAVRAMQLLPPEEKESQEEQQQVAAVRSFVAERFSHNPGYLLLKARFLSCFTMPALLATINPVKLSKSPTSDHSDVEEEPFRNRPVEQTTLQAPLLSTDGKGPPATSFSGITTRNKSRNLNTNTE from the exons CGGATGACCTTCTTGCACAGAGGGAGAACGTTGAACGCCAGATTTTGGTGCTCGAGCGCAGCCTTGGTCCCGAAAGCAACTCCATTGAACTATCTTCAGACAGTTGTTCATCTG ATGATGGATCAGACGATAATGCATCTCAACCAGAAGATTTG GGTCCTCCGGGGAAcctggaggcagagagggagcaaATACAGAGAGAGATTGAAGAGTTGGAGTGCACTCTTGGCCCAAATGCATCTAATGCTGAGATTCTGTCAG ATGAGGAGGTCCAAGGAAGTGAAACAGAATCG AGCAAAGAGGACAGTGCTGAGGAGCTGGATCTACCCCAGAACACAGATACATGTCTGCAAATGAACCTTGTTTACCAGGAAGTGTTGAAAGAGAAATTAGAGGAGCTGGAGCGACTGTTATCAGACAATCAACACCAACAA AAAGAGATTATGACTCAGCTATCTGGCACAGGAACTCCCCAGGCTACCACATCTGGACAACCCACACTGAAGCTTTTCTTGGGGAGCTTTCTGAAGCCCTATTTCAAAGATAAAGTCACATTTCTG GGCCCACCTGCTAATCCAGAAGCCAAAGAGAAGATGAGTAAAAGGATCGGACCCACTGACGACGTCAAGATGAAAAGAT GGGAAGGGTGGCAGAAGACTCTGCTGATAAATGCTGTCATGAAAGACAGCATGAAACGCATGATACAGCCCAAGCTGTCCAA GGTGGAATACCTTACACAGAAAATGGTCAACGCTGAAAATGTGGAAAAGCAAATCCTGCGGAAACAAATCACTGAAATTGAAAAGGACATTCAGGCCATCAG TGCACTGAAGGAGGATGACCTGATGGGTGGCCGCTATGATGAGCATGATTGGCAAAAGATTTCCAATATTGAT TTTGAAGGCATCCGTGAAGCTGAACACATAAAAAGCTTTTGGCAGAACTACCTGCATCCCTCCATTAACAAAGCCAGTTGGAAGGAAAACGAAATTGAGATGCTCAAGAAAGTCGCTGTAAAACATGGGCACCACAACTGGGATCAGATTGCTGATAAACTTGGG ACCAACAGGACAGCCTTCATGTGTCTCCAGACGTACCAGCGCTACATCTGCACCGACttcaggaggagggggtggggcAGCGTGGAGGACGAGATCCTTCGAGAGCTGGTGGAGAAGATGCGTATCGGGAACTACATCCCGTACACCCAGA TCTCCTATTTCATGGAGGGCCGGGGTTCATGCCAGCTGATGTATCGGTGGACTCAGGTTCTAGACCCCACCCTCAAAAAAGGCTATTGGTCTAAAGAAGAAGATGAG aTGCTACTGAGAGCAGTGGCTAAACACGGGGTGGGGAACTGGTGGAAAATCCGTCAGGATGTGCCTGGCAGAAATGATGGCCAGTGTAGGGACAG GTACGTGGACGTCCTGGTTGGGAACGTGAAGAAGGGGCCCTTTGACGAGAAGGAAAAGGCACAGCTCAGACTATTGGTGGAGAAATATGGAC GTAAATGGTCTAAGATAGCTGCCGAGATTCCCAACAGAATTGACAGCCAGGTCCTTCACCAGTGGAGGAAAATGACCGGGTACAAG cccagacagagggacagaaggaAAAGATCATTGCAGCGAACGAGAAAGGTCGCGGCTGTGAGGAGCATCAAGAGTAAGTTGATGAGGCTAGACGATGATGTGCACTCAAGCTCCGACGAGGAGGAGAACGTCGAGTTTGAGTTTATGGACAGTGACGACGAGAAGAAACAGAAGTTCATTGAACCGCACTGGTCTGATCAGGAAAGTGACATTATCAAAGACTACACCCAACCAGACATGGAGCAATGGATCCCCGTGCTAGAGAAGGAGTTTGAAGGGCTGGGGAAGGTGAGGAGCATGATGGTTGAACGGCCCAGCAAGAACACAGCGCAAGAGCAGGCAACGACGGCCAGCCAGGATGCAGCAGGCAAGGTCGTAGTGGTACGTTCCACCATCCTGGACCGCTTTGATAAGCCTGCTGCCACTGTCATCGGGCAAAACCCCCCAATACTAGCAAAGAAG GATTACAACAGTGACCTGGCCATGCTGAAGGTGTGCTACGGAGAGGTGAGAAACCTGATCGCTTGGAAGAAAACCAATGCCAGAAAACAC AAAAACAGTGGGTCTATGAGCGGTGAACAGGGGACAGCCAACAAGTCCTCAAGACAAAAGGAGTCCTCTGCCAACAGTGAAACCTGCATCACTCTCAACTATTCCCTTCAGTTGGCAGTCACTCCCTGGGTGGGCAATGTGCTTATGCCCCCACCACCCTCTTCAAACAAGCGCCGTGAAG CGGACATGGtgcgagagagagcagagagcattgGACTCACCAATAGCCCAGTGTTCGTGTTCTTTCTGCAG GTCCTCCGTTTAGATGCAGAAGGCTGTAAGCAGATCATTAAAATGCGTAACAACCAA GTGGTACTCATGGGAAACAAATCTTGGGAAGTGAAACCGG TTTTTCTAGCTTCATTGAAAAACCCAAAGCAACGCCATGGTCCCAGAACAGTGGCCAGTATGCTAAACCAGAAGGGAAACGAGCAGCAGAACAGTAAGCAACAGAACAGTCAACTTGTGATGATCCCTCAGACCTTTGTCATTGCACCGCCTGTAGTCCAGTCCATCCCACATCCTGCGGTCCCCTCCACTCCAACTTCCAGACAACAACTCATGCCTTCCGCACTTACCCAACTCAGACCCTCTACCCCCAGTCGACCTATACCCTCCACACCTGGTCAACCTGTACTCTCTACCCCCAGCCTACCCATACCCtcgaccaccaaccaacctatactccctgctcccctctccctttccaaCCAATCCTCAACTACAATAGACCGGGTGAATGAGGAGGCTAATGAGAATCATTCAGGAAAAAAACGCAATCGTAAACCTACTGAGAAAGCACAGGCCCTCAAGGATGCTGCGATTGCCAAAAAGTCTGTGGAAGAGTCGCCCAAACGCAAGAAAGCCCGTACCAAAGAGAGCCTAGTTGTCCAGTCTAACGTGGTTATGCCCCCTCCACAAACTGCCTGGGCCATGATGCCCATTGTACTTGTGCCAATCAGTGGCATTGGCATCCAGATGACACCTCAGAATCTACCACGAAATGCTCTTGCACCTGCTTGTCCATCTCCTATTATTATCAACCAGCAAGTCCCTCTAACACGAAATGCTGCTGCAACACAGGCCTCTCCCAATATGACCTATGTCTGCCCATCTCCCTCTACACCTAAAGACCCATCTGCCCTCATGGTATCTCCTGCCTCATCCATAGCACAGGGGACTGCCTCCCCATCTGTTTtaacctccctctccacctccattACCATCACAAGCAACACTGGTCTAAGAATGACCAACCCAGGGAAACGCATGAGAATAACCAACCCAGTCATGCAGACTGTGGCAACCACTTGTCCTCAGCTCAATGCAGTTTCACCTGTTCCCATGAACATGGTCATCTCGGCTCCCATCAGACCACAGACTGGCCATCCACAGGCTTTAGTCCTCAACGTCCCTCCAGGCTCCCTTCCAGCCTCATTCCCACAGGGGGGAGGCCTCCGAATCGTGCAGCTTAACCAGCCTAAAAGTGTCCCTCCACCCCGCAATCCGGAGCTAATGCAGTTTGATCCCAACCTGATGTTCACGGAGGACCCGGCACAAGTGAGAGAGTGGTTGAGCGGCAAGCAAGGAGTTGCGCTTCCGGATTTGGACGTCACTCTGCCCTACCTACCCCCCTTTGTCAGCAGTCTTAATACCCTATCGGGTCTCCTGAAATGTAAAAAGACGTTGGCAGTTCGTGCAATGCAGCTCCTGCCcccagaggagaaagagagccaggaagagcagcagcagGTAGCTGCAGTGCGGAGCTTTGTGGCAGAGCGCTTTAGCCATAACCCAGGCTACCTGCTCCTGAAGGCTCGCTTCTTGTCCTGTTTCACCATGCCTGCTCTTTTGGCTACTATCAATCCAGTGAAACTCTCCAAGTCCCCCACCTCGGACCACAGTGATGTGGAGGAGGAACCTTTCAGGAACCGTCCAGTGGagcagacaacactccag GCTCCTCTGCTAAGCACTGACGGAAAAGGACCTCCTGCCACCTCCTTCTCTGGAATCACCACAAGAAATAAAAGTCGCAACCTCAACACGAACACAGAGTAA
- the LOC129825994 gene encoding snRNA-activating protein complex subunit 4-like isoform X2, which produces MSKRIGPTDDVKMKRWEGWQKTLLINAVMKDSMKRMIQPKLSKVEYLTQKMVNAENVEKQILRKQITEIEKDIQAISALKEDDLMGGRYDEHDWQKISNIDFEGIREAEHIKSFWQNYLHPSINKASWKENEIEMLKKVAVKHGHHNWDQIADKLGTNRTAFMCLQTYQRYICTDFRRRGWGSVEDEILRELVEKMRIGNYIPYTQISYFMEGRGSCQLMYRWTQVLDPTLKKGYWSKEEDEMLLRAVAKHGVGNWWKIRQDVPGRNDGQCRDRYVDVLVGNVKKGPFDEKEKAQLRLLVEKYGRKWSKIAAEIPNRIDSQVLHQWRKMTGYKPRQRDRRKRSLQRTRKVAAVRSIKSKLMRLDDDVHSSSDEEENVEFEFMDSDDEKKQKFIEPHWSDQESDIIKDYTQPDMEQWIPVLEKEFEGLGKVRSMMVERPSKNTAQEQATTASQDAAGKVVVVRSTILDRFDKPAATVIGQNPPILAKKDYNSDLAMLKVCYGEVRNLIAWKKTNARKHKNSGSMSGEQGTANKSSRQKESSANSETCITLNYSLQLAVTPWVGNVLMPPPPSSNKRREADMVRERAESIGLTNSPVFVFFLQVLRLDAEGCKQIIKMRNNQVVLMGNKSWEVKPVFLASLKNPKQRHGPRTVASMLNQKGNEQQNSKQQNSQLVMIPQTFVIAPPVVQSIPHPAVPSTPTSRQQLMPSALTQLRPSTPSRPIPSTPGQPVLSTPSLPIPSTTNQPILPAPLSLSNQSSTTIDRVNEEANENHSGKKRNRKPTEKAQALKDAAIAKKSVEESPKRKKARTKESLVVQSNVVMPPPQTAWAMMPIVLVPISGIGIQMTPQNLPRNALAPACPSPIIINQQVPLTRNAAATQASPNMTYVCPSPSTPKDPSALMVSPASSIAQGTASPSVLTSLSTSITITSNTGLRMTNPGKRMRITNPVMQTVATTCPQLNAVSPVPMNMVISAPIRPQTGHPQALVLNVPPGSLPASFPQGGGLRIVQLNQPKSVPPPRNPELMQFDPNLMFTEDPAQVREWLSGKQGVALPDLDVTLPYLPPFVSSLNTLSGLLKCKKTLAVRAMQLLPPEEKESQEEQQQVAAVRSFVAERFSHNPGYLLLKARFLSCFTMPALLATINPVKLSKSPTSDHSDVEEEPFRNRPVEQTTLQAPLLSTDGKGPPATSFSGITTRNKSRNLNTNTE; this is translated from the exons ATGAGTAAAAGGATCGGACCCACTGACGACGTCAAGATGAAAAGAT GGGAAGGGTGGCAGAAGACTCTGCTGATAAATGCTGTCATGAAAGACAGCATGAAACGCATGATACAGCCCAAGCTGTCCAA GGTGGAATACCTTACACAGAAAATGGTCAACGCTGAAAATGTGGAAAAGCAAATCCTGCGGAAACAAATCACTGAAATTGAAAAGGACATTCAGGCCATCAG TGCACTGAAGGAGGATGACCTGATGGGTGGCCGCTATGATGAGCATGATTGGCAAAAGATTTCCAATATTGAT TTTGAAGGCATCCGTGAAGCTGAACACATAAAAAGCTTTTGGCAGAACTACCTGCATCCCTCCATTAACAAAGCCAGTTGGAAGGAAAACGAAATTGAGATGCTCAAGAAAGTCGCTGTAAAACATGGGCACCACAACTGGGATCAGATTGCTGATAAACTTGGG ACCAACAGGACAGCCTTCATGTGTCTCCAGACGTACCAGCGCTACATCTGCACCGACttcaggaggagggggtggggcAGCGTGGAGGACGAGATCCTTCGAGAGCTGGTGGAGAAGATGCGTATCGGGAACTACATCCCGTACACCCAGA TCTCCTATTTCATGGAGGGCCGGGGTTCATGCCAGCTGATGTATCGGTGGACTCAGGTTCTAGACCCCACCCTCAAAAAAGGCTATTGGTCTAAAGAAGAAGATGAG aTGCTACTGAGAGCAGTGGCTAAACACGGGGTGGGGAACTGGTGGAAAATCCGTCAGGATGTGCCTGGCAGAAATGATGGCCAGTGTAGGGACAG GTACGTGGACGTCCTGGTTGGGAACGTGAAGAAGGGGCCCTTTGACGAGAAGGAAAAGGCACAGCTCAGACTATTGGTGGAGAAATATGGAC GTAAATGGTCTAAGATAGCTGCCGAGATTCCCAACAGAATTGACAGCCAGGTCCTTCACCAGTGGAGGAAAATGACCGGGTACAAG cccagacagagggacagaaggaAAAGATCATTGCAGCGAACGAGAAAGGTCGCGGCTGTGAGGAGCATCAAGAGTAAGTTGATGAGGCTAGACGATGATGTGCACTCAAGCTCCGACGAGGAGGAGAACGTCGAGTTTGAGTTTATGGACAGTGACGACGAGAAGAAACAGAAGTTCATTGAACCGCACTGGTCTGATCAGGAAAGTGACATTATCAAAGACTACACCCAACCAGACATGGAGCAATGGATCCCCGTGCTAGAGAAGGAGTTTGAAGGGCTGGGGAAGGTGAGGAGCATGATGGTTGAACGGCCCAGCAAGAACACAGCGCAAGAGCAGGCAACGACGGCCAGCCAGGATGCAGCAGGCAAGGTCGTAGTGGTACGTTCCACCATCCTGGACCGCTTTGATAAGCCTGCTGCCACTGTCATCGGGCAAAACCCCCCAATACTAGCAAAGAAG GATTACAACAGTGACCTGGCCATGCTGAAGGTGTGCTACGGAGAGGTGAGAAACCTGATCGCTTGGAAGAAAACCAATGCCAGAAAACAC AAAAACAGTGGGTCTATGAGCGGTGAACAGGGGACAGCCAACAAGTCCTCAAGACAAAAGGAGTCCTCTGCCAACAGTGAAACCTGCATCACTCTCAACTATTCCCTTCAGTTGGCAGTCACTCCCTGGGTGGGCAATGTGCTTATGCCCCCACCACCCTCTTCAAACAAGCGCCGTGAAG CGGACATGGtgcgagagagagcagagagcattgGACTCACCAATAGCCCAGTGTTCGTGTTCTTTCTGCAG GTCCTCCGTTTAGATGCAGAAGGCTGTAAGCAGATCATTAAAATGCGTAACAACCAA GTGGTACTCATGGGAAACAAATCTTGGGAAGTGAAACCGG TTTTTCTAGCTTCATTGAAAAACCCAAAGCAACGCCATGGTCCCAGAACAGTGGCCAGTATGCTAAACCAGAAGGGAAACGAGCAGCAGAACAGTAAGCAACAGAACAGTCAACTTGTGATGATCCCTCAGACCTTTGTCATTGCACCGCCTGTAGTCCAGTCCATCCCACATCCTGCGGTCCCCTCCACTCCAACTTCCAGACAACAACTCATGCCTTCCGCACTTACCCAACTCAGACCCTCTACCCCCAGTCGACCTATACCCTCCACACCTGGTCAACCTGTACTCTCTACCCCCAGCCTACCCATACCCtcgaccaccaaccaacctatactccctgctcccctctccctttccaaCCAATCCTCAACTACAATAGACCGGGTGAATGAGGAGGCTAATGAGAATCATTCAGGAAAAAAACGCAATCGTAAACCTACTGAGAAAGCACAGGCCCTCAAGGATGCTGCGATTGCCAAAAAGTCTGTGGAAGAGTCGCCCAAACGCAAGAAAGCCCGTACCAAAGAGAGCCTAGTTGTCCAGTCTAACGTGGTTATGCCCCCTCCACAAACTGCCTGGGCCATGATGCCCATTGTACTTGTGCCAATCAGTGGCATTGGCATCCAGATGACACCTCAGAATCTACCACGAAATGCTCTTGCACCTGCTTGTCCATCTCCTATTATTATCAACCAGCAAGTCCCTCTAACACGAAATGCTGCTGCAACACAGGCCTCTCCCAATATGACCTATGTCTGCCCATCTCCCTCTACACCTAAAGACCCATCTGCCCTCATGGTATCTCCTGCCTCATCCATAGCACAGGGGACTGCCTCCCCATCTGTTTtaacctccctctccacctccattACCATCACAAGCAACACTGGTCTAAGAATGACCAACCCAGGGAAACGCATGAGAATAACCAACCCAGTCATGCAGACTGTGGCAACCACTTGTCCTCAGCTCAATGCAGTTTCACCTGTTCCCATGAACATGGTCATCTCGGCTCCCATCAGACCACAGACTGGCCATCCACAGGCTTTAGTCCTCAACGTCCCTCCAGGCTCCCTTCCAGCCTCATTCCCACAGGGGGGAGGCCTCCGAATCGTGCAGCTTAACCAGCCTAAAAGTGTCCCTCCACCCCGCAATCCGGAGCTAATGCAGTTTGATCCCAACCTGATGTTCACGGAGGACCCGGCACAAGTGAGAGAGTGGTTGAGCGGCAAGCAAGGAGTTGCGCTTCCGGATTTGGACGTCACTCTGCCCTACCTACCCCCCTTTGTCAGCAGTCTTAATACCCTATCGGGTCTCCTGAAATGTAAAAAGACGTTGGCAGTTCGTGCAATGCAGCTCCTGCCcccagaggagaaagagagccaggaagagcagcagcagGTAGCTGCAGTGCGGAGCTTTGTGGCAGAGCGCTTTAGCCATAACCCAGGCTACCTGCTCCTGAAGGCTCGCTTCTTGTCCTGTTTCACCATGCCTGCTCTTTTGGCTACTATCAATCCAGTGAAACTCTCCAAGTCCCCCACCTCGGACCACAGTGATGTGGAGGAGGAACCTTTCAGGAACCGTCCAGTGGagcagacaacactccag GCTCCTCTGCTAAGCACTGACGGAAAAGGACCTCCTGCCACCTCCTTCTCTGGAATCACCACAAGAAATAAAAGTCGCAACCTCAACACGAACACAGAGTAA